A part of Streptomyces sp. NBC_00557 genomic DNA contains:
- a CDS encoding SAM-dependent methyltransferase, whose protein sequence is MERPAWAPRSIDISVPSVSRIYDFYLGGSHNFEVDREAARKAMEFMPGLPKIMQANRAFMRRAVRFAAAEGITQFLDIGSGIPTFGNVHEVAQAAVPGARVVYVDHDPVAVAHSEAVLAGNDDADVVAADLRKPQEILASSQVERLIDLNRPVALLLVAILHFVEDADDPYGAVAELRDALAPGSLLILTHASYEGIPLPAERAEGAVDVYRGIRNPLIMRSREEIARFFEGYDMVEPGLVPMPLWRPESAPEDEDPFAFSGFAGVGRTA, encoded by the coding sequence ATGGAGCGCCCCGCCTGGGCCCCCCGGAGCATCGACATCTCGGTGCCGAGCGTCTCGCGGATCTACGACTTCTACCTGGGCGGATCGCACAACTTCGAGGTGGACCGGGAAGCGGCCCGCAAGGCGATGGAGTTCATGCCGGGCCTGCCCAAGATCATGCAGGCCAACCGGGCGTTCATGCGCCGCGCCGTCCGGTTCGCGGCAGCCGAGGGCATCACGCAGTTCCTCGACATCGGCTCCGGCATCCCGACGTTCGGCAACGTCCACGAGGTGGCCCAGGCGGCCGTACCGGGCGCCCGCGTGGTCTACGTCGACCACGACCCGGTGGCCGTCGCGCACAGCGAGGCGGTGCTTGCGGGCAACGACGACGCGGACGTGGTCGCCGCGGACCTGCGCAAGCCGCAGGAGATCCTCGCCAGTTCCCAGGTGGAGCGGCTGATCGACCTGAACCGTCCGGTCGCCCTGCTCCTCGTTGCCATACTGCACTTCGTGGAAGACGCGGACGACCCCTACGGTGCGGTGGCCGAGCTGCGCGACGCGCTCGCGCCCGGCAGCCTGCTGATCCTGACCCATGCCTCGTACGAGGGAATCCCGCTGCCCGCCGAGCGGGCCGAGGGCGCGGTGGACGTATACAGGGGCATTCGCAATCCGCTCATCATGCGCTCGCGCGAGGAGATCGCGCGGTTCTTCGAGGGGTACGACATGGTGGAACCGGGACTGGTGCCGATGCCGCTCTGGCGGCCGGAGTCGGCGCCGGAGGACGAGGACCCGTTCGCCTTCTCCGGATTCGCCGGCGTGGGGCGTACGGCGTGA
- a CDS encoding succinate dehydrogenase, with translation MARTMWDSSVGKKTVMAVSGVIMLLYLVAHVIGNLKIFFGAGEFNHYAHWLRTVGEPFMHYEWTLWLIRVVLVVAVVAHATSAYQLSRRDIRARPSKYVHTRPRASYATRTMRWGGIILGLFIVWHVLDLTTGTVHPGHFRSGHPYQNVVDDFSHWYSNVIYIVAMLALGLHIRHGFWSAAQTLGVGSRARDRALKTVANVLALLLTAGFIAVPVGVMTGVVS, from the coding sequence ATGGCGCGCACGATGTGGGACTCCTCCGTCGGCAAGAAGACGGTGATGGCCGTCAGCGGCGTGATCATGCTGCTGTACCTGGTCGCCCATGTGATCGGCAACCTGAAGATCTTCTTCGGCGCGGGCGAGTTCAACCACTACGCCCACTGGCTGCGCACCGTCGGCGAACCCTTCATGCACTACGAGTGGACGCTCTGGCTCATCCGGGTCGTGCTGGTCGTCGCCGTGGTCGCCCACGCCACCTCCGCCTACCAGCTCAGCCGCCGCGACATCAGGGCCCGGCCCAGCAAGTACGTGCACACAAGGCCCCGGGCGAGCTACGCCACCCGCACCATGCGCTGGGGCGGGATCATCCTCGGCCTGTTCATCGTCTGGCACGTCCTGGACCTGACCACCGGCACCGTGCACCCGGGCCACTTCCGCAGCGGGCACCCGTACCAGAACGTCGTCGACGACTTCTCCCACTGGTACAGCAACGTCATCTACATCGTCGCGATGCTCGCGCTCGGCCTGCACATCCGGCACGGCTTCTGGAGCGCCGCCCAGACCCTCGGCGTCGGTAGCCGCGCCCGCGACCGCGCCCTGAAGACCGTCGCCAACGTCCTCGCGCTGCTGCTCACGGCCGGCTTCATCGCCGTACCCGTGGGCGTCATGACCGGAGTGGTGAGCTGA
- a CDS encoding polysaccharide deacetylase family protein has product MQKDQLFTRRRMLLAGAAALGAAGTAGAVLAGGAEDSPEAAAPPAPGPRARQAPGPSAFRLQPLTGYGPPRAAPHRLRVRTEPLVRMPGRGRRMTLTFDDGPDPAYTPHVLDTLARYDVRAMFFVCGQCVAGHRELVARMADDGHVVGNHTWTHPVLTSLSRGRIRDEMKRTSDVIEDACGERPQWFRAPFGAWDRTVFRLGAEMGMEPLGWTVDTTDWMLPGVRTIVRRVEAEAAPGAVVLSHDAGGDRSQTVRALREWLPRLLDSGYRMTVPKWRV; this is encoded by the coding sequence ATGCAGAAGGACCAGTTGTTCACGCGGCGCCGGATGCTCCTGGCCGGCGCCGCCGCGCTGGGGGCCGCGGGTACCGCCGGAGCCGTCCTGGCGGGCGGCGCCGAGGACAGCCCCGAGGCCGCCGCCCCGCCCGCCCCCGGCCCGCGGGCCCGCCAGGCGCCCGGACCGTCCGCCTTCCGGCTGCAGCCGCTCACCGGGTACGGGCCGCCGCGGGCCGCGCCGCACCGGCTGAGGGTCCGCACCGAACCCCTCGTGCGGATGCCGGGGCGCGGCCGGCGGATGACGCTGACCTTCGACGACGGACCCGACCCCGCGTACACCCCGCACGTCCTGGACACCCTCGCCAGGTACGACGTACGCGCCATGTTCTTCGTGTGCGGCCAGTGCGTCGCCGGCCACAGGGAACTGGTGGCCCGGATGGCCGACGACGGCCATGTCGTCGGCAACCACACCTGGACGCATCCGGTGCTGACCTCCCTCAGCCGCGGGAGGATCCGCGACGAGATGAAAAGGACCAGCGACGTCATCGAGGACGCCTGCGGCGAGCGCCCGCAGTGGTTCCGGGCACCCTTCGGCGCCTGGGACCGGACCGTGTTCCGGCTGGGCGCCGAGATGGGGATGGAACCGCTGGGCTGGACCGTCGACACCACCGACTGGATGCTGCCGGGGGTCAGGACCATCGTGCGCCGGGTGGAGGCGGAGGCCGCCCCCGGTGCCGTGGTGCTCTCCCACGACGCCGGGGGAGACCGTTCGCAGACCGTTCGCGCGCTGCGTGAATGGCTGCCCCGTCTCCTCGATTCCGGATATCGCATGACGGTGCCGAAATGGCGCGTGTGA
- a CDS encoding SCO0930 family lipoprotein, whose protein sequence is MKTSWRTASMVVTAASVLALTTACGQDNGTPSSAAQNVGATAPAGSPTTGAGAGAGAGNGYGADGNQSAGSPAPAAPAGKLTADTNPTLGKVVTDGSGLTLYRFDQDTANPPKSNCEGACATTWPPVPADDATAGAGIDKSLLGEVTRADGTKQLTIGGWPAYRYAKDAKAGDAKGQGVGGKWFALAPNGKKASLSSLPGLSVRKDPKLGDIVVDRNGMTVYRFLKDKAWPKSVSNCTGACLEKWPAVGIVKADDTKGVQKKGLMGFTRPDGVEQMTVDCWPIYTFSGDKAPGDTNGQGVGGTWYAVAPDGKPVGAPGH, encoded by the coding sequence ATGAAGACCTCCTGGCGGACCGCCTCGATGGTGGTCACAGCCGCCTCGGTGCTGGCGCTGACGACGGCGTGCGGTCAGGACAACGGCACCCCGTCCTCGGCGGCGCAGAACGTCGGGGCCACCGCGCCCGCGGGCAGCCCGACCACCGGCGCTGGCGCCGGCGCCGGCGCGGGCAACGGCTACGGCGCCGACGGCAACCAGAGTGCCGGCTCGCCGGCCCCGGCCGCCCCCGCGGGCAAGCTCACCGCGGACACCAACCCCACCCTGGGCAAGGTCGTGACCGACGGTTCCGGCCTCACCCTGTACCGGTTCGACCAGGACACCGCGAATCCGCCCAAGTCGAACTGCGAGGGCGCCTGCGCCACCACCTGGCCGCCGGTGCCGGCCGACGACGCCACGGCCGGCGCCGGCATCGACAAGTCGCTGCTCGGCGAGGTCACCCGCGCCGACGGCACCAAGCAGCTCACCATCGGCGGCTGGCCCGCCTACCGCTACGCCAAGGACGCCAAGGCTGGTGACGCCAAGGGCCAGGGCGTGGGCGGCAAGTGGTTCGCGCTGGCCCCGAACGGCAAGAAGGCCTCCCTGTCCTCCCTGCCCGGTCTGTCCGTCCGCAAGGACCCCAAGCTCGGCGACATCGTCGTCGACAGGAACGGCATGACCGTCTACCGCTTCCTCAAGGACAAGGCCTGGCCGAAGTCCGTCTCCAACTGCACCGGGGCCTGCCTGGAGAAGTGGCCGGCCGTCGGCATCGTCAAGGCCGACGACACCAAGGGCGTCCAGAAGAAGGGCCTGATGGGCTTCACCCGGCCCGACGGCGTGGAGCAGATGACGGTCGACTGCTGGCCGATCTACACCTTCTCCGGGGACAAGGCCCCCGGCGACACCAACGGTCAGGGCGTGGGCGGCACCTGGTACGCCGTCGCGCCCGACGGAAAGCCGGTCGGCGCGCCGGGCCACTAG
- a CDS encoding putative bifunctional diguanylate cyclase/phosphodiesterase, which yields MSAEPDGPEDRLRRFTTIWSRAVYPVTSTSLTRQEFEEQLLPLARRLSELLRARVFDGEGAKAIGAALVTAHCTDPEALTRTLDCVDAYLVLYCAGDGPQDEPRLRCSRLQHAMAAGYAEALRARTLAEQESIAQAALRAQGVVAQALHASEARFRAVFEGAAIGIGIADLDGNVLQVNKALLRMFGLSDQALRGRRVQDWVHPEDAPQTWKLYDELVRGEREHYHLEKAFNRPDGTVLWTNLTVSLLRDADGDPQYQLALMEDTTERRLLNLRLRYEATHDALTGLPNRTLFFERLEKALNAGEGQRFGLCYLDLDGFKTINDSLGHAAGDRLLVEVADRLQSCATAPGEMVARLGGDEFVALTTGPGTERKVDELADRIMNALVTPVSIDGRDLLVRGSLGIVEGPAGERTAAEVLRSADITMYRAKSAGGNRSELADPEADARAITRHGLTTALPTALERGEFFIEYQPLVHLGDGSVRGAEALVRWLHPQHGVLGPDRFIPLAEHTGLIVPLGRWVLEESIRQARAWRERHGAEKAAGPLRINVNLSPCQLSHPGLVQDTVDILERAGVAPDALCLEVTESALIGADDDLLKPLHRLAEMGVDIALDDFGTGYSNLANLRRLPVRVLKLDRSFTQGMQRFPADPVDLKIVEGIVSLAHSLDLAVTVEGVETGAQAEQLRILGCDTAQGWYYARPGPPERLHELALADATG from the coding sequence GTGAGCGCCGAGCCGGACGGGCCGGAGGACAGACTGCGCCGGTTCACGACGATCTGGAGCCGGGCGGTCTACCCGGTGACCTCGACGTCGCTGACCCGTCAGGAGTTCGAGGAGCAACTGCTGCCGCTCGCACGCCGGCTGAGCGAGCTGCTGCGGGCCCGCGTCTTCGACGGGGAGGGCGCCAAGGCGATCGGCGCCGCCCTGGTCACCGCGCACTGCACCGACCCCGAGGCGCTCACCCGCACCCTGGACTGCGTCGACGCCTATCTGGTCCTGTACTGCGCGGGCGACGGCCCCCAGGACGAACCGCGCCTGCGCTGCTCGCGGTTGCAGCACGCGATGGCCGCCGGGTACGCCGAGGCGCTGCGCGCGCGCACGCTCGCCGAGCAGGAGTCGATCGCCCAGGCCGCGCTCAGGGCCCAGGGGGTGGTCGCGCAGGCCCTGCACGCCAGCGAGGCCCGCTTCCGCGCGGTGTTCGAGGGCGCGGCCATAGGGATCGGCATCGCCGACCTCGACGGCAACGTGCTGCAGGTCAACAAGGCGCTGCTGCGCATGTTCGGGCTCTCCGACCAGGCCCTGCGCGGCCGCCGCGTGCAGGACTGGGTGCACCCCGAGGACGCGCCGCAGACCTGGAAGCTCTACGACGAGCTCGTCCGCGGCGAGCGCGAGCACTACCACCTCGAGAAGGCCTTCAACCGCCCCGACGGAACGGTCCTGTGGACCAACCTGACGGTCTCCCTGCTGCGCGACGCCGACGGCGATCCGCAGTACCAGCTCGCGCTCATGGAGGACACCACCGAGCGCCGGCTGCTCAACCTGAGGCTGCGCTACGAGGCCACCCACGACGCGCTCACCGGCCTGCCCAACCGCACGCTGTTCTTCGAGCGCCTGGAGAAGGCGCTGAACGCGGGCGAGGGCCAGCGCTTCGGCCTGTGCTACCTGGACCTGGACGGCTTCAAGACCATCAACGACAGCCTCGGGCACGCGGCCGGCGACCGGCTGCTGGTGGAGGTCGCCGACCGGCTGCAGTCCTGCGCGACCGCGCCCGGCGAGATGGTCGCGCGGCTCGGCGGCGACGAGTTCGTGGCGCTGACCACCGGGCCGGGCACCGAGCGCAAGGTCGACGAACTCGCCGACCGCATCATGAACGCCCTCGTCACGCCCGTCAGCATCGACGGCCGCGACCTGCTGGTGCGCGGCAGCCTCGGCATCGTCGAGGGCCCGGCGGGCGAGCGTACGGCCGCGGAGGTCCTGCGCAGCGCCGACATCACCATGTACCGGGCCAAATCGGCGGGCGGCAACCGCTCCGAACTCGCCGACCCCGAGGCCGACGCGCGCGCGATCACCCGGCACGGCCTGACCACGGCGCTGCCGACCGCCCTGGAGCGCGGCGAGTTCTTCATCGAGTACCAGCCGCTGGTCCACCTCGGCGACGGCAGCGTCCGGGGCGCGGAGGCCCTGGTCCGCTGGCTGCACCCGCAGCACGGCGTCCTCGGCCCCGACCGCTTCATCCCGCTCGCCGAGCACACCGGCCTGATCGTCCCGCTCGGCCGCTGGGTGCTGGAGGAGTCGATCCGGCAGGCCCGCGCCTGGCGAGAACGGCACGGCGCGGAGAAGGCCGCGGGGCCCCTGCGCATCAACGTCAACCTGTCGCCGTGCCAGCTCAGTCATCCGGGCCTCGTCCAGGACACGGTCGACATCCTGGAGCGCGCGGGCGTCGCCCCCGACGCCCTGTGCCTGGAGGTCACCGAGTCCGCGCTCATCGGCGCCGACGACGACCTGCTCAAACCGCTGCACCGGCTCGCCGAGATGGGCGTCGACATCGCCCTGGACGACTTCGGCACGGGCTACTCCAACCTCGCCAACCTGCGCCGCCTGCCGGTGCGGGTCCTCAAGCTGGACCGCTCCTTCACCCAGGGCATGCAGCGGTTCCCCGCCGACCCCGTCGACCTGAAGATCGTCGAGGGCATCGTCTCCCTCGCCCACAGCCTCGACCTCGCGGTCACCGTCGAGGGCGTGGAGACCGGCGCCCAGGCCGAACAGCTCCGCATCCTGGGCTGCGACACGGCCCAGGGCTGGTACTACGCGAGACCCGGTCCACCGGAGAGGCTCCACGAACTGGCCCTGGCGGACGCCACGGGCTGA
- a CDS encoding class F sortase: MSASELFERAEEEERRKRRAPWGVTALVLLTGIALIRNGSGEFDVGPPQPASVAAPDSRPATGARTHPAAPAPLAFSAAARVRIPAIRVDAPVMPVTLDKDGWIGAPPPENPELAGWFTGAVSPGEEGTAVIVGHVDNQQGPAVFYGLGNLRKGNRIEVLRKDGKTAVFETYGVELFSKNGFPGDRVYGSKGTPELRVITCGGGFSKQHGYDGNVVVFARLVAVR; encoded by the coding sequence ATGTCTGCGTCCGAGCTGTTCGAACGTGCCGAAGAGGAGGAGCGGCGAAAGAGGCGCGCCCCGTGGGGCGTGACGGCGCTGGTTCTGCTGACCGGCATCGCGCTCATCCGCAACGGTTCGGGCGAGTTCGACGTCGGCCCGCCGCAGCCCGCCTCGGTGGCCGCCCCGGACAGCCGGCCCGCCACGGGCGCCCGCACCCACCCCGCGGCCCCGGCGCCGCTGGCGTTCTCCGCCGCCGCCCGGGTGCGGATCCCGGCGATCCGGGTCGACGCGCCGGTGATGCCGGTCACCCTGGACAAGGACGGCTGGATCGGCGCGCCACCGCCGGAGAACCCGGAGCTGGCGGGCTGGTTCACCGGTGCGGTCTCCCCCGGCGAGGAGGGCACGGCCGTCATCGTCGGGCACGTGGACAACCAGCAGGGCCCCGCCGTGTTCTACGGACTGGGAAACCTCAGGAAGGGAAACCGGATCGAGGTTCTGCGCAAGGACGGAAAGACCGCGGTGTTCGAGACCTACGGCGTCGAACTCTTCTCCAAGAACGGCTTTCCGGGCGACCGCGTCTACGGCTCGAAAGGAACTCCGGAACTGCGGGTCATCACCTGCGGCGGCGGTTTCTCCAAGCAGCACGGTTACGACGGGAACGTGGTCGTCTTCGCCCGCCTGGTCGCGGTGCGGTGA
- a CDS encoding bestrophin-like domain, whose translation MPDWLVLVLAMLAACAVVVVVTVLRHKRAPEDEDPSETPDVIEYMTMWIGVVYAIVLGLAIAGVWEARNSAQDHVQSEAQALHEISERVRVYPPDVRDRIRSDVNTYVGDVVHHEWTTMYRDGRVTDRGARLLRKVRQDVTDYRPKNDFEAQAYQPLLDQTAAADQARNARAGSTGSTMPPVVWWGLLTGALITVGMVFALQIRRTRRELILAGLFSATIAFMLFLIWDFDAPFSRGMAVTAEPFLNLFPGVTG comes from the coding sequence TTGCCGGATTGGCTTGTTCTCGTCCTCGCGATGCTCGCGGCCTGCGCCGTGGTGGTGGTCGTCACCGTCCTGCGGCACAAGCGGGCTCCCGAGGACGAGGATCCCAGCGAGACCCCGGACGTCATCGAGTACATGACGATGTGGATCGGCGTCGTGTACGCGATCGTCCTGGGTCTCGCCATCGCGGGCGTGTGGGAGGCCCGCAACTCCGCGCAGGACCACGTGCAGTCCGAGGCACAGGCGCTGCACGAGATCTCGGAGCGGGTCCGGGTGTATCCGCCGGATGTCCGTGACCGGATCCGCAGCGATGTCAACACCTATGTCGGCGATGTCGTCCACCACGAGTGGACGACGATGTACCGGGACGGGCGCGTCACCGACCGCGGCGCGCGGCTGCTGCGGAAGGTCCGTCAGGACGTCACCGACTACCGGCCGAAGAACGACTTCGAGGCGCAGGCCTACCAGCCGCTGCTGGACCAGACGGCCGCCGCCGACCAGGCGCGCAACGCCCGCGCCGGCTCCACCGGGTCCACCATGCCGCCGGTGGTGTGGTGGGGGCTGCTCACCGGGGCGCTGATCACCGTCGGCATGGTGTTCGCCCTGCAGATCCGGCGTACGAGACGCGAACTGATCCTCGCCGGCCTGTTCTCCGCGACCATCGCGTTCATGCTGTTCCTCATCTGGGACTTCGACGCCCCCTTCAGCCGGGGCATGGCGGTGACCGCGGAACCCTTCCTGAACCTGTTCCCGGGCGTCACCGGCTAG
- a CDS encoding LysR family transcriptional regulator encodes MQFQQLQYFVAVAETRHFTRAAELVHVAQPSLSQQIKALERELGADLFLRARGNITLTDAGEALLPLARRILADADTARQEVQELAQLRRGRVRLGATPSLCTGLLPDVLRAFHDRYPGIRLLVEEGGSHDLVRELARGALDLALIVLPLPTPAPALSTVELLREELVVVSSPEAPAPGRGERAVRIADLEGERLVMFRHGYDLRELTVAACRSAGFEPEFAVEGGEMDAVLGFVRAGLGLAVVPRMVATRSGQGLRVTPLARPGLQRTIALAHRSDVAPPRAARELQRMLLER; translated from the coding sequence ATGCAGTTCCAGCAGCTCCAGTACTTCGTCGCCGTGGCCGAGACCCGGCACTTCACCCGGGCCGCCGAGCTGGTCCATGTCGCCCAGCCGTCGCTGTCCCAGCAGATCAAGGCGCTGGAGCGGGAGCTGGGCGCGGATCTGTTCCTGCGCGCCCGGGGCAACATCACGCTCACCGACGCGGGCGAGGCGCTGCTGCCGCTGGCCCGCCGCATCCTGGCCGACGCGGACACCGCGCGGCAGGAGGTGCAGGAGCTGGCGCAGCTGCGCCGGGGCCGGGTGCGGCTGGGGGCGACGCCGAGCCTGTGCACGGGCCTGCTCCCCGATGTGCTGCGCGCCTTCCACGACCGCTACCCCGGCATCCGGCTGCTGGTCGAGGAGGGCGGCTCGCACGACCTGGTGCGGGAACTGGCACGGGGCGCGCTGGACCTGGCGCTGATCGTGCTGCCGCTGCCGACCCCGGCGCCCGCGCTGTCGACGGTGGAGCTGCTGCGGGAGGAACTGGTGGTGGTCTCCTCCCCCGAGGCGCCGGCGCCCGGCCGGGGCGAGCGGGCGGTGCGCATCGCCGACCTGGAGGGCGAGCGGCTGGTGATGTTCCGGCACGGCTACGACCTCAGGGAACTCACCGTCGCCGCGTGCCGCTCCGCCGGGTTCGAGCCGGAGTTCGCCGTGGAGGGCGGGGAGATGGACGCGGTGCTGGGGTTCGTGCGGGCGGGGCTGGGCCTGGCCGTCGTCCCCCGGATGGTGGCCACCCGGTCCGGGCAGGGCCTCAGGGTGACCCCGCTCGCCCGGCCGGGGCTGCAGCGGACCATCGCCCTGGCCCACCGCAGCGACGTGGCTCCGCCCCGGGCCGCGCGGGAACTCCAGCGGATGCTGCTGGAGCGCTGA
- a CDS encoding NAD(P)H-binding protein: MILVTTPTGQIGSRVLGRLLDAPDAAGPVRVIVRDPGRLSPAVRARVEAVPGSHADPDVVAKACAGVDRVFWLVPPSLTVDSLEGHFEDFTRPLVDAIATQGVERVVGVSTLGRGIAENAGQISVTLAMDEAIRATGVHHRALCPPYLMENLLRQAAAIRDGGTLTMAARGDRVLRTCTTRDIGDTAARLLLDGSWTGQADVPTVGPDELTPEDMARVVSEVLERPVRFQEVTPEEQKAALLAHGAAEAAAQGLTDMVRALAAQGFYGASAPRTPDTAPTGFRQWCEEVLRPAVLG; this comes from the coding sequence ATGATCCTCGTCACCACTCCCACCGGCCAGATCGGCAGCCGCGTGCTCGGCCGCCTCCTCGACGCGCCGGACGCGGCCGGCCCGGTCCGTGTGATCGTCCGGGACCCCGGTCGCCTGTCCCCGGCGGTGCGCGCCCGCGTCGAGGCCGTTCCCGGCTCGCACGCGGACCCCGACGTCGTCGCCAAGGCCTGCGCGGGCGTCGACCGGGTGTTCTGGCTCGTGCCGCCGTCGCTCACCGTGGACAGTCTCGAAGGCCACTTCGAGGACTTCACCCGGCCCCTCGTGGACGCCATCGCGACCCAGGGCGTCGAACGGGTCGTCGGCGTCTCCACCCTCGGCCGCGGGATCGCCGAGAACGCCGGGCAGATCTCCGTGACCCTGGCGATGGACGAGGCGATCCGGGCGACCGGCGTCCACCACCGGGCGCTGTGCCCGCCGTACCTCATGGAGAACCTGCTCCGGCAGGCCGCCGCGATCCGCGACGGCGGCACCCTCACCATGGCGGCGCGCGGCGACCGGGTGCTGCGCACCTGCACCACCCGGGACATCGGCGACACGGCGGCGCGGCTGCTGCTGGACGGCTCCTGGACCGGCCAGGCCGACGTGCCGACGGTCGGCCCGGACGAGCTGACCCCCGAGGACATGGCACGGGTCGTCTCCGAGGTGCTGGAGAGGCCGGTCCGCTTCCAGGAGGTCACTCCCGAGGAGCAGAAGGCGGCGCTGCTCGCGCACGGCGCCGCCGAGGCCGCGGCACAGGGACTGACCGACATGGTCCGCGCCCTCGCCGCCCAGGGCTTCTACGGCGCCTCCGCCCCGCGCACCCCCGACACGGCGCCCACCGGTTTCCGCCAGTGGTGCGAGGAGGTGCTGAGGCCGGCCGTCCTCGGCTGA